The Brassica napus cultivar Da-Ae unplaced genomic scaffold, Da-Ae ScsIHWf_1149;HRSCAF=1632, whole genome shotgun sequence genome segment GGTTCCATTTCGGTGCGCAGCCAATGAGGTTCTCTATAAGAGAATTTCATATGATGACAGGCTTGAAATGTAGTGGTGCATTAGAAGGACCACGAAGGGAAACCGATAGATTTAATTGGGAATTGCTAAAGGGGCGTAGTCATAAGTTAAGTGACGTGGTGGAACAGCtcagaaacacaagagaagatgcTTCTGAGGAGAGAGTATGCCTCGCAATGCTCATCCTGGTAGAGAGCATATTATTGCGGAAGAGCAAAGGAGGGAGTTTTCCTTTGGAATATGCGAAAAATGCACAGGATATGACATATCCATGGGGGAAAGAGGCTTACATTGTGCTCCTGAAGTCAATTCAAAACGCTGTCGCGAATCATTTGGAGAATAAATCCAAATTTGagttgcaaggttatcctctagTATTCCTTCTTTGGATACTAGAGTCGATTCCTTTGCTAAGGAATAAGTTCAGTAAGTGTGTACCAACAGTTGAGGTTCCTGGGCCGACTTACTTGTGTGAAAAATACACTGAGGTAGAGAATCCATCACTTGATAGGGTTTTACAGGTTGAAGCTGATACAAAGGTAAGCTTTTCCAAGTATATGTTTCTCAGTTtatttggcttcttctttttaatatgtttctcaTTGGTCTTTTTTAAAATACTCTCAGCTGAAGGTCCATTGCATACTACCTTCTATTCCTCATGATCCAGAAGATGATATCTCCATTGAAGACAAATATAGTGACGAGCTGGAAACACTGAAAGATGTAACAAAGAAAGGGTACAAGCTTACAGCCGATGACTGGGAAAATAGGTGTGTAGACACATTTGAAACATTGGATGCTCTTATTCAAATGATGGCAAATAAGGAGACTGGCCAAGCTTCTACTCCGATTGATGAGGATTCAGtaaatgaaaaagtgaacaggatCATCGAGGTAATGGAGGAGAATCTGAAGAGCATGAAGGATCGAATGTCATTACTGGAAGAAGAAAACATGCATCTTAGAGCCCGTGTGTCAGAGTTGGAAGGAAACAACAATGTTTTTCCCACTAACGTGACACAACAGGTAAATTCTCAAAACATCTTCTTTTACATTtgcattttcaagtattttttggaAGATCTTGTACATATTCTTGAATGCCTTCCTAATATTTGACAAACAGCGATCCAGTGGgacacctttatctccaatgtctcacacgcaaccatcgagtgagacgcctttatctccaatgtctcaacagcctaatttgacacatgaggtatgtaacaaataaatattgttgagttttgaagtaatatttggaagcttttgtacTTCTTGAATGCATTCCTGATTTTTGCAGGAGACAATGATTGAATCAGCTGCATCTCCAAAGTCTCAACAAAATGAGGTATATGCTcaaaaatttttaagaaaatatttggaaattcttGTACAAAATCCTGAATGCCTTCCTGATTTTTGCAGGATTACACGCAACCATCGAGTGAGacgcctttatctccaatgtctcaacagcctaatttgacacatgtaaccaataaatattgttgagttttgaagtaatatttggaaacttttgtacatattcttgaatgcattcttgattttTGCAGGAGACAATGAATGAATCAGATGATGACACTCCTGCCCTTGATACTCAAGTATTCTCTCCTAATCTGACaaaagaggtatatgctcaatgatattgttttcacagttggagtttacaaattagttttgggtgattttttttacatataaaggCTTTTCTGATTTTTGACAGAAAGAAACAAGTGAGTCACCTGCTGAGAGGCCATCCAATCCTAATCAAGATGGAAAACCAGATGATGAGGTAATATTTATTCTAGAAATTATAgttgaatgtattcatgatggcctttcctgatatttttttgcagattgtgaGAGAGAAATTAACAAGGGAGTCACCTGCTGCTCAGAGTCAAGTTTCGCAGAAAGAAACAGTGGAAATGAATGagacaccttcttctccaataGCTCCAAAGAGTATTGAAACTCCCGTTTATACTCCAAGTCAGACTCAGCAGGTACatggtcaaaaaaaaatcttggattTTTAAGTTAATGTTTGGAAGCTTTAGAACGTACTCTGGATTGCCTTCGTGATAATTTTTACAGATTGAGAGAGAGCCATCGGATGACACGCCTGCCCTTGATAGTCAAGTTTTCACTCCTAATCTGACaaaagaggtatatgctcaatgacagttggagtttacaattagttttgggtgatttacatatatagacCTTTCTAATTTTTGGCAGAGGGAAACACAAACCTCTACTGATGAGACGCcacccaaaactaatcaagaagaaggaaaaacaaatgatgaggtaatatttactctagaaattataattgaatgtattcatgatggccTTTCCTGATATTTTTTGCAGATTGTGATTGAGTCACCTGCTGCTCAGACTCAAGTTTTGCAAAAAGAAACACTGGAAATGAATGagacaccttcttctccaatatCTCCAAAGAGTATTGAGGCTCAAGTTTTTACTCCAATTCAGAAACAGCAGGTAAATGCTCAAAAAATCTTGGAGATTTCAAGTAATGTTTGGAAGCTTTTGTACGTGTTTTTGATCCCCTTCctgactttttttgttttttttgcagaCGGTAACAGAGGGAACGTATGAGGCTACACAGCCATTGACTGAGATCATTTCAGCAAACAATAAAAAGGTAAGCATAGAAATGTCTTTCATAAGTAcaacttgaattttaaattgtagaaacttcttcataactacctcttttattttattgttattacaGGAGGATACACATGCTGTGCATCACACACCTTCCTCTCCATTGTCTTCACTAATTGCACTAGTtattgaagaaaataagaatgctttggtaagaagaaatatttaaaatgtttatgtaatatttttctattcaaCTAACTCTTACCATTTACTTTTGTCTTATAGAGTGAGACAGAAACTGCGACCCAATATTTTTCTCTAAGTGAGGGAGAGGAGACACAATCAAGCAGAAAGAATCAAGCAGAAGAAAATCTCAAGGATACTACAAAACATACAACTGAGCTAGTTTCCACAGATGTTTCGAAGACACAGCCTCTTACACAGCCTCTTACACAGCCTCTTACTCAGCAAACACAGCACCTTCAGACAAGTGAGGGAGAGCAATCCGATGAGACACCATCAGAGCAGAATCAAGCAGAAGAAAATCTCAAGGATACTACAGAACCTACTACTGAGCTAGTTTCCACAGAGCCTACTACTGAACCTACTACTGAGCATGTTTCGAAGATACCGCCTATTACTCAGAAAACAGAGCATCTTCAGACAAGTGCTATAGATTTTTCAGAAACAAACGAGGTATGCATCGAGTATATTTgatctttaattattattctaacaatttgaaaCCGCTGATGTTACTGAATCTTCATTTTTCATAGGTTGAAGTAAGCAGGCTTCTAGCTCACTTTCAAATAGGCGCAGAGGTTGAGATTTTGTCTACTGATGACGAAATATGGTATCCAGGAAAGGTTGTTGATCTTAAACTGTGTGAAGGACTAGAGGAGCTGACAGTTGAGTACACGACACTCTTCGCAGACCAACATAGACTTCAGAAACTTCAGGATACTATCACGGCTGACAAAATACGTCCTGCAACACCAACTAGTGACCAAAAATCCTTTGAGATGATGGATAAGGTAGAAGTCTTTTACAACAATGGCTGGAGCAGCGGACAAATTAGCATGGTACTTGGTGATAACACATACTCGGTGTGTCTCTATACTTCTATGGAAACTATTCTATTCAAACATTCAGATTTGCGAATTCATAGAGAATGGAAAGATGGAGTCTGGAAGATGGCAGATAAGGTAAATCATAACTTGAATTATACTTCACGTGAATTGTTTGATATACATACA includes the following:
- the LOC125596203 gene encoding uncharacterized protein LOC125596203 yields the protein MGDSVPLKLALPELKYPIGSQPKQKSAINQYSGSEYISIVDSILKPDEMIRVRGSFLGPIMKLSERGLKLSAKMVYAILTRSIVSVKENEAWFHFGAQPMRFSIREFHMMTGLKCSGALEGPRRETDRFNWELLKGRSHKLSDVVEQLRNTREDASEERVCLAMLILVESILLRKSKGGSFPLEYAKNAQDMTYPWGKEAYIVLLKSIQNAVANHLENKSKFELQGYPLVFLLWILESIPLLRNKFSKCVPTVEVPGPTYLCEKYTEVENPSLDRVLQVEADTKLKVHCILPSIPHDPEDDISIEDKYSDELETLKDVTKKGYKLTADDWENRCVDTFETLDALIQMMANKETGQASTPIDEDSVNEKVNRIIEVMEENLKSMKDRMSLLEEENMHLRARVSELEGNNNVFPTNVTQQRSSGTPLSPMSHTQPSSETPLSPMSQQPNLTHEVCNK
- the LOC125575357 gene encoding uncharacterized protein LOC125575357 isoform X1, with product MNESDDDTPALDTQVFSPNLTKEKETSESPAERPSNPNQDGKPDDEIVREKLTRESPAAQSQVSQKETVEMNETPSSPIAPKSIETPVYTPSQTQQIEREPSDDTPALDSQVFTPNLTKERETQTSTDETPPKTNQEEGKTNDEIVIESPAAQTQVLQKETLEMNETPSSPISPKSIEAQVFTPIQKQQTVTEGTYEATQPLTEIISANNKKEDTHAVHHTPSSPLSSLIALVIEENKNALSETETATQYFSLSEGEETQSSRKNQAEENLKDTTKHTTELVSTDVSKTQPLTQPLTQPLTQQTQHLQTSEGEQSDETPSEQNQAEENLKDTTEPTTELVSTEPTTEPTTEHVSKIPPITQKTEHLQTSAIDFSETNEVEVSRLLAHFQIGAEVEILSTDDEIWYPGKVVDLKLCEGLEELTVEYTTLFADQHRLQKLQDTITADKIRPATPTSDQKSFEMMDKVEVFYNNGWSSGQISMVLGDNTYSVCLYTSMETILFKHSDLRIHREWKDGVWKMADKVKPDKKRKAAASSQNSGMDNVFLRRSERVPKRSRDTKTPFKSDRNPALTVIPEIIPAVDPFSTPAEHKLSRLQNWMTLKPGMHETSLSINDNKIRKSFFQSMENAKKDLKKEHIDGAFAMLNCRRNENAAWFHNYKIPKACFLPMEFLHCLLSHDLAYKKEKVKGKKIFNDLFKDIVRGKVYPEKTWGEDVDVVYGITLGKKSNVWIGMEIHLKKKRITVYDCFQKESNSIDIPQVKKLAVLISDLLVESSGDEVDKVKMIPFEVEQAQGLPKTKHPFNCGIFLVKILECQSLKIGDMTKINDDNALELRRTLSCEIFNQFVDESFGK
- the LOC125575357 gene encoding uncharacterized protein LOC125575357 isoform X2, with the protein product MIEREPSDDTPALDSQVFTPNLTKERETQTSTDETPPKTNQEEGKTNDEIVIESPAAQTQVLQKETLEMNETPSSPISPKSIEAQVFTPIQKQQTVTEGTYEATQPLTEIISANNKKEDTHAVHHTPSSPLSSLIALVIEENKNALSETETATQYFSLSEGEETQSSRKNQAEENLKDTTKHTTELVSTDVSKTQPLTQPLTQPLTQQTQHLQTSEGEQSDETPSEQNQAEENLKDTTEPTTELVSTEPTTEPTTEHVSKIPPITQKTEHLQTSAIDFSETNEVEVSRLLAHFQIGAEVEILSTDDEIWYPGKVVDLKLCEGLEELTVEYTTLFADQHRLQKLQDTITADKIRPATPTSDQKSFEMMDKVEVFYNNGWSSGQISMVLGDNTYSVCLYTSMETILFKHSDLRIHREWKDGVWKMADKVKPDKKRKAAASSQNSGMDNVFLRRSERVPKRSRDTKTPFKSDRNPALTVIPEIIPAVDPFSTPAEHKLSRLQNWMTLKPGMHETSLSINDNKIRKSFFQSMENAKKDLKKEHIDGAFAMLNCRRNENAAWFHNYKIPKACFLPMEFLHCLLSHDLAYKKEKVKGKKIFNDLFKDIVRGKVYPEKTWGEDVDVVYGITLGKKSNVWIGMEIHLKKKRITVYDCFQKESNSIDIPQVKKLAVLISDLLVESSGDEVDKVKMIPFEVEQAQGLPKTKHPFNCGIFLVKILECQSLKIGDMTKINDDNALELRRTLSCEIFNQFVDESFGK